Genomic DNA from Haloplanus sp. HW8-1:
CGCGGTTGACGACGTTGAGGATGCGCGAGGGGAGCCGATAGGAGTTGGGGAGCACGACGTCTTCGCTGACCGCGGCGTCGAGCAGGATGCTCGGGTCGGCACCCTGCCACGCGTAGACGACCTGGTCGTCGTCGCCGGCGATCAACACCCCGTCCATGTGGGGTTTCCACTCCTCGTACACCTCGTACTGGAGGGTGGTGATGTCCTGGAACTCGTCGATGACGAGGTAGTCGACGTGGGGGACCAGCGACCGCTCGGACACCCGTTCGAGCATATCGGCGAAGCCGACCAGGTCGTGTTCGCCCTTGTACGACCGCCACGCACGGATCACCTGTGGCACGTCGATGCGTTCGTCGTCCGCGGGCCAGGTCGGGGTGTACTTGTTCCCTTCTTGGGCGTTCGGATCCTCGTCCGGCGGGAGTCGGACCGTTTCCACGTCCCACTGGAAGGGGACGTCGTACCAGTCGGCCACGTCGCGCTGGGTGCGCTGGAGCCACTGGCTGGTCGCGATGATCTTGTTGCCGAGCGTCGTCGACCGGGCGGTCCGCCGCCCGGCGCCCCCGTACTCGTCCTCGTACTCGACGCCGTACTCCTCGCAGAACTCCTCTTTGTCCGACTCGCCGACCACGTCGCCACGCGAGAGGTCCAGCAGTTCGTACGCCTTCGCGTGCATCGTACAGACGTTCCCCTGGAGCGCTCGGGGTGACGTATCGAGTCGCTCGGCGAGGCGTTCGCGAACCTCGGCCGCGGCGGCCCGTGTGTAGGAGACGACCAGTACGTCGCGAATGCTCACGTCGTCCTCTTCCAGCAGCTCGTCGACGCGGTCGAGGAGGGCGGTGGTCTTCCCGCTACCGGGGCCACCGAACAGACGGGTGACCGTAGCGTCGTCGCTCATTGTCGTTCTACACGCCCTCGGGCATGATAAACGGCGCGGGTCGACGGACCGGCCGCTCGTCGGTGTCGGCGTCGGGGCGGAGTGGACGGCGCCGGCGACTCAGGTCAGGACGCCGGGGCCCATCCACAGACCGAGCAGTCAGCGGCCGATTCGTCGTGCAGCGCCCCACAGTCCGGGCACTGCAGTTTGTTATAGGATCGTTCCCAGCG
This window encodes:
- a CDS encoding HVO_0416 family zinc finger protein, encoding MAAGPSEHDDELFDQFLADNGHETTPVRWERSYNKLQCPDCGALHDESAADCSVCGWAPAS